In the genome of Tripterygium wilfordii isolate XIE 37 chromosome 19, ASM1340144v1, whole genome shotgun sequence, one region contains:
- the LOC119985771 gene encoding 4-coumarate--CoA ligase-like 9 isoform X2 has protein sequence MAKTESKTNSIDPTSGYCSETKTFHSLRTSVPLPPIDQPLSTAEYTFSLLRQSSINADTTSFLVNSATGQSLTFSQFIQQTQSLAQSLKKIYSLSKNDVAFVLAPSSVHVPVLYFSLFSLGVTISPANPISSRSELTRQLQLSKPVIAFATSQTAQKLPSLPRGTILLDSPEFFSLLTHTSGNYFRPIDVNQSDSAAILYSSGTTGRVKAVVLTHRNLIAAVGGVYQTGANSEQGEPDPHPVSLLILPLFHVFGLLMMLRAVAIGMTLVLMERFEFETMLRAIERYRVTFMPVSPPLVVAMVKSELTKKYNLSSLQQLGSGGAPLGKDVIEKFKEKFPHVAIGQGYGLTESTAGASRMMGPDEAARHGSVGRLSEYIEAKIVDPVTGEPLPPSHRGELWIRGPTIMKGYIGDEKATAETLDSEGWLKTGDLCYFDSEGFLYIVDRLKELIKYKAYQVPPAELEHVLQAHSEIADAAVVPYPDEDAGEIPMAFVVRKPGSNITEAQVIDFVAKLVAPYKKVRRVAFVNSIPKSAAGKILRRELVNLAVSGGLAKL, from the exons atggctaaaacaGAGTCAAAAACAAACTCGATCGATCCAACCAGTGGTTACTGTTCAGAGACAAAAACATTCCACAGCCTTAGAACTTCAGTCCCTCTGCCTCCTATTGATCAGCCTCTCTCAACCGCTGAATACACATTTTCTCTCCTCCGCCAATCATCCATCAACGCCGACACGACGTCGTTTTTGGTGAACTCCGCTACAGGACAGAGCCTCACGTTCTCTCAGTTCATCCAACAAACGCAGTCTCTTGCTCAATCGCTTAAAAAGATTTACTCTCTGTCTAAAAACGATGTCGCTTTCGTCCTCGCTCCTTCTTCTGTGCACGTTCCGGTTCTTtacttttctctcttctctctcggCGTCACAATCTCTCCCGCCAATCCAATCAGTTCCAGATCCGAGTTGACTCGCCAACTCCAACTCAGTAAACCCGTCATCGCATTCGCTACCTCCCAAACCGCCCAAAAACTCCCCTCGCTCCCTCGCGGCACCATCCTCCTCGACTCGCCCGAGTTCTTCTCCCTCTTAACTCATACAAGCGGGAATTATTTTCGACCAATCGATGTGAATCAGTCCGATTCGGCTGCAATTCTCTACTCGTCCGGGACCACCGGCCGAGTCAAGGCCGTAGTATTGACTCACCGCAACTTGATCGCAGCTGTGGGAGGTGTTTACCAAACAGGGGCTAATTCGGAACAGGGAGAACCGGATCCGCACCCGGTGTCGTTATTGATACTGCCTTTGTTTCACGTGTTCGGACTATTAATGATGTTGAGAGCGGTTGCGATAGGGATGACGCTGGTGCTTATGGAAAGATTCGAGTTCGAGACAATGTTAAGGGCTATTGAAAGGTACCGTGTAACATTCATGCCGGTGTCGCCGCCCCTAGTAGTGGCGATGGTGAAATCGGAGCTGACTAAAAAGTACAATCTCAGCTCGCTCCAGCAGCTCGGGTCGGGTGGTGCCCCGCTTGGAAAGGATGTCATAGAGAAATTCAAAGAGAAATTCCCACACGTGGCAATTGGACAG GGCTACGGTTTAACTGAGAGCACAGCAGGGGCATCAAGGATGATGGGGCCTGACGAAGCTGCTCGTCATGGTTCTGTTGGCCGCCTGTCAGAATATATTGAAGCCAAGATAGTTGATCCTGTAACTGGAGAGCCCTTACCCCCTAGTCACAGAGGGGAGCTGTGGATCCGAGGCCCCACGATTATGAAAG GTTATATAGGAGATGAAAAAGCCACCGCTGAAACCTTGGATTCAGAAGGATGGTTAAAGACTGGTGATCTTTGTTATTTTGACTCCGAGGGTTTCCTTTACATAGTTGATAGGTTAAAGGAGTTGATAAAGTACAAGGCATATCAG GTTCCTCCAGCTGAGTTGGAACATGTACTTCAAGCACATTCTGAAATAGCTGATGCAGCTGTGGTTCC GTACCCTGATGAAGATGCAGGGGAAATTCCCATGGCCTTTGTGGTGAGGAAACCCGGGAGCAACATCACTGAGGCTCAAGTTATAGATTTTGTTGCAAAACTG GTTGCGCCATATAAGAAAGTACGCCGCGTAGCTTTTGTGAATTCTATTCCAAAATCTGCAGCAGGAAAGATTTTGCGGAGGGAGCTTGTCAATCTTGCTGTCTCCGGTGGTTTGGCGAAATTGTGA
- the LOC119985771 gene encoding 4-coumarate--CoA ligase-like 9 isoform X1 translates to MAKTESNTNTNTNSTDLNSGYCSETKIYHSLRASVPLPPIHQPLSVAEYTFSLLRHSSINAEKTSFLVNSATGQSLTFSQFIQQTQSLAQSLEKIYSLSKNDVALILAPTSLHVPVLLLSLFSIGVTISPANPISSKSELTHQLQLSKPVIAFATSKTVQKLPSLPRGSVLIDSPEFLSLLTHTSGNYFRPVDVNQSDSAAILYSSGTTGRVKAVLLTHGNLIGAVGGYCQTVADSNQGAPKPDPGWLFTLPLFHAYGLLMMLRSCTMGITLVLMERFEFETMLGAIESYRVTYMPVSPPLIVGMVKSELTKKYDLSSLQVLGSGGAPLGKDIIVKFKEKFPHIEIVQGYGLTESTAGASRMMGPDEAARHGSVGRLSEYIEAKIVDPVTGEPLPPSHRGELWIRGPTIMKGYIGDEKATAETLDSEGWLKTGDLCYFDSEGFLYIVDRLKELIKYKAYQVPPAELEHVLQAHSEIADAAVVPYPDEDAGEIPMAFVVRKPGSNITEAQVIDFVAKLVAPYKKVRRVAFVNSIPKSAAGKILRRELVNLAVSGGLAKL, encoded by the exons atggctaaaacaGAGTcgaacacaaacacaaacacaaattcGACAGATCTAAACAGTGGTTACTGTTCAGAGACAAAGATATACCATAGCCTTAGAGCTTCAGTCCCTCTGCCTCCTATTCATCAGCCTCTCTCAGTTGCTGAATACACCTTCTCTCTCCTCCGCCACTCATCCATCAACGCCGAAAAGACGTCGTTTTTGGTGAACTCAGCTACTGGACAGAGCCTCACGTTCTCTCAGTTCATCCAGCAAACGCAGTCTCTCGCTCAATCACTTGAGAAGATATACTCTCTATCTAAAAATGATGTCGCTTTAATCCTCGCTCCGACTTCTCTTCATGTTCCGGTTCTGTTATTGTCTCTCTTTTCTATCGGCGTCACAATCTCTCCCGCCAATCCAATCAGTTCCAAATCCGAGTTGACTCACCAACTCCAACTCAGTAAACCCGTCATCGCATTCGCCACCTCCAAAACCGTCCAAAAACTACCTTCGCTCCCTCGCGGCTCCGTCCTTATCGACTCACCCGAGTTCCTCTCCCTCTTGACTCATACAAGCGGTAATTATTTTCGACCAGTCGATGTGAATCAGTCTGACTCGGCCGCAATTCTCTACTCGTCCGGGACAACCGGCCGAGTCAAGGCCGTATTATTGACTCACGGCAACTTGATCGGGGCTGTCGGCGGTTATTGCCAAACAGTGGCTGATTCGAACCAGGGAGCACCGAAACCGGATCCGGGGTGGTTGTTCACGCTTCCTTTGTTTCACGCGTACGGGCTGTTAATGATGTTGAGGTCGTGTACGATGGGGATTACGCTGGTGCTTATGGAAAGATTCGAGTTCGAGACGATGTTGGGGGCTATTGAAAGTTACCGTGTGACATACATGCCAGTGTCGCCGCCGCTAATAGTGGGGATGGTGAAATCGGAGCTGACTAAAAAGTACGATCTCAGCTCGCTCCAGGTGCTCGGGTCGGGTGGTGCCCCCCTTGGAAAGGATATCATAGTGAAATTCAAAGAGAAATTCCCACACATAGAAATTGTGCAG GGCTACGGTTTAACTGAGAGCACAGCAGGGGCATCAAGGATGATGGGGCCTGACGAAGCTGCTCGTCATGGTTCTGTTGGCCGCCTGTCAGAATATATTGAAGCCAAGATAGTTGATCCTGTAACTGGAGAGCCCTTACCCCCTAGTCACAGAGGGGAGCTGTGGATCCGAGGCCCCACGATTATGAAAG GTTATATAGGAGATGAAAAAGCCACCGCTGAAACCTTGGATTCAGAAGGATGGTTAAAGACTGGTGATCTTTGTTATTTTGACTCCGAGGGTTTCCTTTACATAGTTGATAGGTTAAAGGAGTTGATAAAGTACAAGGCATATCAG GTTCCTCCAGCTGAGTTGGAACATGTACTTCAAGCACATTCTGAAATAGCTGATGCAGCTGTGGTTCC GTACCCTGATGAAGATGCAGGGGAAATTCCCATGGCCTTTGTGGTGAGGAAACCCGGGAGCAACATCACTGAGGCTCAAGTTATAGATTTTGTTGCAAAACTG GTTGCGCCATATAAGAAAGTACGCCGCGTAGCTTTTGTGAATTCTATTCCAAAATCTGCAGCAGGAAAGATTTTGCGGAGGGAGCTTGTCAATCTTGCTGTCTCCGGTGGTTTGGCGAAATTGTGA